The sequence ATCATCGGCTTGACGCCCTGGTCCGCGGCAACGGCCCCCGGCAACCGCCCCGACGCTAACTAAAGGAGACGAACGCCACGTGGACGATAAACCCTTCGAGGTAACCTACGACGACATCGCCTGGTGCCCGGGCTGCGGCAACTTCCCCATCCGCAAGTCCCTGATCGCCGCCCTGCAGCAGCTCGAGCTCGAACCGACCAGGACCGTGCTGGTCTCGGGCATCGGCCAGGCGGCCAAGCTGCCCCACTACGTCGAGGCCCACCTGTTCAACGGCCTCCACGGCCGGGCCCTGCCCGCCGCCACGGCAATCAAGGCCGTCAACCCCGAGCTGACCGTCATCGTCTCCTCGGGCGACGGTGACATGTACGCCGAGGGCGGCAACCATCTGCTGCACTGCCTGCGCCGCAACCCCGATCTGACCCTGCTGGTTCACAACAACATGATCTACGGCTTGACCAAGGGCCAGGCCTCGCCGACCAGCCGCCCGGGGATGAAGACCCCGGTGCAGACCGTCGGTGTCTTCGAGGAGCCCTTCAACGCCCCGGCGCTGGCGCTGACGCTGGGTTGCGGCTTCGTCGCGCGCTCCAGCGCCGGCGAGGGCGAGCTGACCACGGAGCTGCTCAAGCGCGCCGTCAACTACCCCGGTCTGGCGCTGCTCGACGTCTTCCAGCCCTGCGTCTCCTTCAACAAGCTCAACACTTATGCCTGGTTCAAGGAGCACACCTACATCCTGGAGGAGGACCACGACGCCGGTGATCGGCTCGCGGCCCATGCAAAGGCTCTGGAAAACGATCCGCTGCCCCTGGGCCTGCTCTACGAGAACCCGGAGCCGCCGCCGACCTTCAACGACTATTTACCGGCCTACGCCGTCGACGACACCCCGCTGCTGCGGCGCCGGCCCGGCCCCGCCGACGTCGAGCGCCTGCTGGAGGAGTACCGGGTCTAGGGCCCGATACGTCGGTAACCGCGCCCCCGATACCTGCTTTCAACGCCCTACCCCAGGCCCATCCCAGGAGATAACAGGGAAAACCTGGTGCTGCCTGCTGAACCGACACTGACCGCCCAACCGGGCGGTCAGTTTACTTCACCGCCGTTTCAGAAAGACAGTCATGATGATATGACAATGCTGACTATAGTATGTTGTCTTTTGAGAGAAAACCGTTAGTTTAATACCTGACGACGGGTGGGTGGTCCACCCGTTGCGGTGTACTAAAAAACAACGGGAGGAAAATGTCTGATTATCCAAAAGGCCTTCTCTTTGCC is a genomic window of Candidatus Coatesbacteria bacterium containing:
- a CDS encoding 2-oxoacid ferredoxin oxidoreductase (catalyzes the coenzyme A-dependent decarboxylation of 2-oxoacids, such as pyruvate and 2-oxoglutarate) — protein: MDDKPFEVTYDDIAWCPGCGNFPIRKSLIAALQQLELEPTRTVLVSGIGQAAKLPHYVEAHLFNGLHGRALPAATAIKAVNPELTVIVSSGDGDMYAEGGNHLLHCLRRNPDLTLLVHNNMIYGLTKGQASPTSRPGMKTPVQTVGVFEEPFNAPALALTLGCGFVARSSAGEGELTTELLKRAVNYPGLALLDVFQPCVSFNKLNTYAWFKEHTYILEEDHDAGDRLAAHAKALENDPLPLGLLYENPEPPPTFNDYLPAYAVDDTPLLRRRPGPADVERLLEEYRV